TCCGATGCCGTTCCCCTCCCCCCGGTGGTCCCCGGCGGCGCGGTAGGCCTCGAGGGCCGCATCGATCAGGCGCATGGCCCCGTCGAGATCGCCCTGGGCCTGGAGGACGAGGGCCTTCTCGTGGAGGATCCAGGCCCGCCGGCCGTGCTCGTCGGGGCCCACGTGCGCCTCCGCCCGCTCGAGGAAAGCCAGCGCCCCTTCGTGCGAGCCCAGCTGACGCCAGGTCCGGCCGATCAGCGTCAGGACATTGACGAGGAGGGAGGGATGCGGCGGTTCGAAGAGGAGATCTTCCGCGAGCCGGCGGGCGAGCCGCGTCTTTCCGAGGTTCGCGACGGTGATGGCGAGCGTCAGGGTGGCCTTCTGGCGCAAGAGCCGGTGCTCCGCGCTGTCGACCGTGCGGTAGCGGAGAGCGATCAGGTTGGCCAGGCCGCGCTTGTGATCCCCCCGGCGAACGGCCTCCAGTCCCTCCTCGAACAGCGCTTCCGGATCCTCCTGGACCGGGTCGTCGCCCGCCAGCTCCTCGACCTCGAGAAGCTCGCCCGCCAGCTCGACGGGAAGGTTGTACAGCCGCAGCAACAGCACGAGCCGCCGCAGTCCCGGCTCCGCCTTCCCCTGCTCGATCTTCGAGAGGGTCGAGAACGGGATCGGACTCCCCTCGGCCGCCGCGCGCTCTTCGATCTCGCGCAACGACAGGCCGAGTTCCTGGCGCCTGGCTCTCAGAAGCCGCGCCAAGGCTCGGGACGGCGGGTGCGTGTGCCGTGCCATGGCGCAGAAAGACTACGAGGATCTTGCCGGCAACGCAACGGAGATCGTTTCAATTCCGACACGGATTTTCTTTCGGCTCCGATGCAGCCTCGTACAAGAGGGACGCCCCTCGGGGCGCCACGGCCGCCGCCTCCGGCTCGGGCCGGGTCAGAGCGGCGATCCCCTCCTCGAGCGAGGCGACCGGCACCATCCCGGCGGCCCGCGCGAGCTCCGCCGGCAGACCGGTCAGGGCGAACACGCGGTACCGCCTGGTCTTTTCCAGCAGGGCCGCGGCGGTCTGCCAGCCGACCCGGAACCGCCGCCGCAGGCCCCGCCGGACGGCCTGAAGGCCGCCCGCCTTCAGCGCCTCGGCCACCTCCGGGTTTCCGACACCGTCTTCGCAGCCCGCGACGAGAAGGATGCGCCCGCCGGGGCGCACCACCGGCGCGACCGCGTCGAGCGCTTTGTGCGCCTGGACGAGGTCGCGGTCGGCGGGCGATCCGCCCGCGGACACCACCACCGCCTCCAGCCGGCGCGGGAGGACGACCCGGTGGCGCCGCGCGTAGTCCCGGCACAGCGCCAGGTGGGAGCGGCGGCCCCCCGCCGCCACGGCGGCGGGGCGCCCGCGGCCGTCGGTGGCCACGTGCAGGAACACGGTCTCCGGAAACAGCTCGGCCGCCGCCTCGAGAGCCTCGTGGAACGGGTTTCCCTCGAGCAGCCCGGGGCGAGCGGCGTCGTGGCGTCGGCCGTCCGTGACGGTGAAGGCGTGGG
This genomic interval from Acidobacteriota bacterium contains the following:
- a CDS encoding helix-turn-helix domain-containing protein, whose protein sequence is MARHTHPPSRALARLLRARRQELGLSLREIEERAAAEGSPIPFSTLSKIEQGKAEPGLRRLVLLLRLYNLPVELAGELLEVEELAGDDPVQEDPEALFEEGLEAVRRGDHKRGLANLIALRYRTVDSAEHRLLRQKATLTLAITVANLGKTRLARRLAEDLLFEPPHPSLLVNVLTLIGRTWRQLGSHEGALAFLERAEAHVGPDEHGRRAWILHEKALVLQAQGDLDGAMRLIDAALEAYRAAGDHRGEGNGIGAKIKIAEQRGDLRGALELALQGYALAERRGYKHLSLYRTLDRGRILFAMGDREGGLRVLNEGLARAISLGDKDAQFHAHYQLWKAHAALGDEERARFEEGAARYFVRFVDEVSDAAREVRELLLGR
- a CDS encoding DUF2088 domain-containing protein produces the protein MHRRAGRRVSGDPPRPALAWGSRLLPLPPPADRWPRLEAPGLSPLTDPAAALAKAAREAASRAASAAGRRPVALVVPDRTRPCLVDRLVPLLLDALEEEGTDPRRVTIVPASGIHRPMDPAELARWVGPEAVRRGARLAPHDADAPAAGLGTSAHGIAVAAHPAVAGAGAVVAVGRIVFHYLAGFGGGRKLLVPGVADRATVMAAHAFTVTDGRRHDAARPGLLEGNPFHEALEAAAELFPETVFLHVATDGRGRPAAVAAGGRRSHLALCRDYARRHRVVLPRRLEAVVVSAGGSPADRDLVQAHKALDAVAPVVRPGGRILLVAGCEDGVGNPEVAEALKAGGLQAVRRGLRRRFRVGWQTAAALLEKTRRYRVFALTGLPAELARAAGMVPVASLEEGIAALTRPEPEAAAVAPRGASLLYEAASEPKENPCRN